The genomic region GGCATGGGAACAAAAGTCAACCTGATGGCCTCTATTGTgagcaaaattactttttcttttcccccttatTGGTAAGTGTACTTCACGTAACAGCCTCAGGCTCAGCATAAGCTCCTGCCTAACAAAAGCGGGAACgtgttttacagaaaagtaCCCCAGCAACCAACTTCAGCCTGCTCTAACATTCAGCAGCAGAGCTTCGTGCACTGTTGCTAGAAAGTGACAAACGTATCTCcctcatttattttcaacaaaACATAGTCTCTCCTTGCACAGGATTTTCATCCCTGTGGAATTGAACTTGTCAGGCACTGCATTTTCAGGAGGAGTGGACTGACAGCAGTGACATCCCATTAACTAGCCTTGCTCTTGCAATTGATCCAGGCTAAGCACAGCAGCACTTGCATGACTGCAAACCAGAGTCATTCCTAAACTGCTGGGGAGAACGAAACGGCTGTTTGTAGGAGTTTCCTGGAACATATCAAGAAGAAAGTTGCACTTCTCCCTTCTActtcttcaaataaaatgaCAAGTTTTGGAATGGTCCTTGTATTTTTAGAGCCCAGAGCAGGTGTTACCCATGTGTCAGAAGTAATTTGGACATACTCATATATTACATACAAGTGAGgaagcagccaggaggggaggTCAGAGACTCACCAGACAAAAGTAGAGTATCTGACACAATCTAGTCCACCACCTTTTTTATAATACCGACCTCTCCACAGGATACCTGCTACTTGTCTTTGACACAGTTAAATCACTCAGATTCAGAAGGCCTAAAAGCAACAcgtaattttttttgtaatcacaTATTAGGGATGTCATAGAATAAGGTGTAGGTGCTGACAGGAGGGACTATGTCACCAGGTGCTACTTGGTAAAACAAAGGCAGACAGTCTACATGGGATTAAATATGCCCAAACTTGCAGTTTACAGTAATGTCGCAGCCACCCACACAACCACCACTGATTCTTAGTGTAAAGGTTTATTATTTCTCTTGGTGGGAGAGCTGTTTCAGTGAGATCACATAGGCAAGCCAGGCATGCTTACCTGAGCGCTGACATTTTGGTTGAAAGCTTGTCTCAGCACTTGGTTGAGTCCTTTTGTCACGCTCTCCTTGAAGGACCTGCTGATCATCATCCTCCTTGTGTTCAGAAACAGAACTGCAAAACACCAAAAGCTACGTGTTAGTTTGaggcatttttgttgtttgctttttcaattCTTTTATGTTGGGGTAGCTCAGTAAAGATCACGGAGGAAGCTATCTATGATTTGCAGCAGCTCCAACAGGAGTAAGAACTGCAGGGGCTCAGCAGCGTCCCCAAGGTCACTATTCTTCTCATGACAATAGCCCACTGTTCCAGAGTGAAGTCAAACAACTGCAATTTCTTTAGCAACATCAAGGCTTTGCAATGCTGCCTTTCTGTATGTGAGTGAGGTACGATGACACTTGATCGCCTGTGGATAGACTGCTGCAGCATTCCCAGAGGACTGAGCTGGTGCTACACAGGCAGGCCTCTATAAAGGACAAGTGCTTCACAGAgttaaacaaagaaatgttcttCACTGCTACAACTGCTTTCAGTTTGCCAACTGTCTTTACAGGTATTTGTACACTTTGTTTATAAACAGTTTCACTAACTTTTTCTCTTATAATTTGCAGTTTTACAGCTGCACTTATGTATTTTCGATCATATATTGTGTACATGCTACttctatctttaaaaaaaaatgttgcatcCACTGTGCTACTGATACAGGTATTTATCAGCTACTAAAACCACATTACATCAAAAAGCTGCTTATTTCATTGTCCTTCAGCATCATTCAGGTTTATACAGGTTCATAAACCCTTTTATGACTCTTCTTTGCTCAGATCTTGAAGACAAGCATCTTCTGGTGATGCACCGTGCCACCATAAGGAGTGCATAGGAAGACTGGGCAACCTCTCCAGACCCCTTTAGTCTAGAGCTGCTACGATTAAGGAGAAGCTGTCTGTGAAAAATACTCTTAGAGCCATAAGAAGTTGTGCTGTTCACACAGACAGCTCAAAATCCTCCTATTTTGAATTGCACatctttaaatattcatttgaaaataaccTGGTATTCAGTGATACAATCGGGTATAAAATAGAGATCCTTCAGCAAATTCAGTGGCCCCACGTACCTGTTTTAACCATAAGGTTCCAGGAGAGGCGGCAATCCAGGGGAGGAGCTGCTGTCATGTTAGCGAAAgccactgctgctgttgtttctgGAGGAGCAGAAGTGTTTTCCATTCGAGAAGGGGGAAGCCTAGTTGTTTTCGCTGATGCTGTAATAGATGTCAAAGCTGCTGTAATTGTCAGTGGATATGGGGTTGACGTGATTTCTGAGCTTGGGAATTTCTGGCTGTCAGTGGCTGTTGTTTTTATCTGTCTTGGTACATGTGCTGTGGGTGCGAGCGTGGAAGCCATGGCAGTGCTACTTTTAGGGGTTATAAACAGAGCTGTCACGTCCACAGGTGATGCGGCTGTGTTTCTTGTTGCAAAAGGAAGATCTGCATGTATTCCTACCGAGCTCAGAACTGAGGTCAATTTTGTGGCAGTGTTATTTTTTGTTAGTGTCAGTACTGGAGTGTTTAAAGCCATCACAGATGGCAAAGGTGTGTTTTCAGTGCCTAGcgaaaagaaggaagaagctgGCACTGGTGAAGCTGGAGATGATTTTCTTGTTAGTGGTTTTGCTTCTGAAGTTCCTACTGTAGGCAGTGCACCAGAAGACACTCCAGATAACACTGTAATGACAGAATGGGTAAAGTTGGTTGTTGacaaaaaagcagaagttagTTGTGTTGGTGATGGATGGACAGAAGTTATGATGACTGACTGCAGAGGACTGATGGTAGGGGGTTGCAACGGCATGCCCTTGGTAGCTTTATTAGATATACTAAAGGGAACTAGACTATGCCTTGTAGCATTTGTGTCCCACTCCTCCACACTAAATGTACCTGGAATTTTATCAGCCACAACCAAATAACCAGAGGACTCTAACTGGTTATCAAGAAATTCTGGCAAGTTTCCAGAACTGACGTCTTCTTCTGTAACAAAACTCTGTAAGAGAGTTGAGCTAAAAGGCTTAGTTACAGGAAGAGGAGGCTTGCTTGGCGTCATGCTGTAGGCAGCACTCATTTCATAGCTGGCCAAAAGAGTCGAGTTGTCAGTGAGCTGAAAAGCCAACATTGGCGTTGTGTTCAAGGTTTTTGTCAGTACAGTGATCTTTCCAGCACCAGTTGTTTGCGATTCTAGAGAGCTAGGGAAAACACCTGTGTCGTTAACATAAGGCATGTGTAACTGGAGCGGTGCTTCATACTGTGCACTGGTATTATTGTCCCCAGGGGTGAAGAAATTAGTAATGTTTTCAGCTGCGTTTCCATGCTTTTTTTGCAAGGTGGTGGGTACTGTCAAAGTGGTAGCAAGGGGTGAATACTGGACAGAGGATGTTTTCAGTGCGAACACATCTACATCAAATTCTGGAACACTGTTCATCTTTGCTCCAGTGAAGGGTAAATCTGAACCACTTTGACTAGAcattgcatgtgtgtgtgttgctgAAGGGGCAGAGGAAAGTGGTTGCTTATTTgtactcattttcttttgcagaccTGAAACCACTGAATACAGTTCACGATACTTGGTTTCCAATGGAGAAGTGCTTGGAGGAACTTCTCTTACTGCCGGTTTGACCGAAGTTTTTACCAAAGAAACATTAATGCCATCTGAGGACAACAACACTGCCTTGGTCCATGTCAAAGCTGAAGCTGCGACTTTGGGAGAGTTGATGGGATCGAAATTACTTTCAGAGGTGGCACTTGaaatcccagaaaaaaatgagctcCGGCTGTCTCTCCTGGTTGTCGTGGAAACAAATGATGGCAGGATACGCCACACGGAAGGCACACCAGAGGTGAGCTGCTTTGTAGCAACTGAATGTGGAGTCTGACCAGAGGTAAAATCAGACTGATCTGAAGTTCTTGGTGGTGAATATTCTGTATGTGGGGTTACAACAGCGGGTACTCTCATGGTTCTGTCTTCATGTGCAGGTATGTCTGGATTTTCTGCATTAACAGGTAGAAGATGTGCAGTCACAGAGACAGTAGTAGCAGATGTATTCCTCAGAGCAAGTTCAGTTGTTGAAAGGCCTCTAATGGCAGTAATTAATGACACTGCAGCTAGACCAGGACTAGTCATTTCTCTGTCCAAAACAGTGCCCGGTGTCTTTGATCCTTTGGAGAGTTTACCAATATGGATATCTGGAGAAACTTTGGAAAGCTGAGATCCATAAGGCAAAACAATATTAGCGTTAAAGTTCGTGAACATTTTTGCTGCCACCCCTCTTGTGAAAAACTGTTGACCTGCTCCTGTTAATGGAGAGCCACCAGAATTTGGGAGAGGATGTACAAAAGCAGTCGGCAACAGCGTGCCATTTGATTCATAAGCTCCATTAGTGAGGTCTTCTGCAAAGGTCTGACTGAGAGCCACCACTGAGCGCTGTGAGGAAGCAGCCGAAGGGATTTGTAAAATACCCTCattggctgctgctgtgcttggaCTGTTTGTGTGTGCTAACCTAGCAAAGGTCTCATTTGTCTTAGTTAGCAAGGGAGACCCTGTGCTTGTTGAAGAGGAGCGTGTtgcatttctaaaaagaaaagctgtttcactTCTAAATACTCGTACTGGCAGCACTGCATTGTGAGCGTGCTTTGCATCAGGAATAAGTGATTTTGtcaacaaaagggaaaaaatgctctCTGTTGAGCTGGAGACCTCAGCCAGGCTCTGGGAAGCTGATGACACAAAAGGTGCACTGGCAGAGCCTGTAGTGCAATTAGTCAGTGCTGTGGAAGACTGGAGGTGACTCATTTGGGGCATTGTATGTGGAGTACCCACAGGACGGAAGAACGATGCGAGAACCTCTGCTTTATTCTGAAAAACTGGTGATGACAGAGGGGTGATATCATTATTTCTGTCAATCAACAGTGAATTAAATGGCTGATTATTAGGTTTTACTCCAGTAGGAGATGCATTATGCATACTTTCATTTGGAAACCATGACACACTTCTGGAAGTTACTGGCATGTAAGACTGATACAATATTTTTGACACAGGAGTATCAGAGTATACAGATAAAAAAGAGGTCCTTTCTGAAGGAAACTCTTTCTCCACTGTTTTTGTAAAATGCACTGTTGACAATCCAGAGAGATTGAAAGACATGGTACCCATAAACAACTCAGGACCCTTTCTTTGATTCACCGTACTGGAATTTACATCAGTGACCATGCTTAAAAGGCTATTTCTGCTTTCACTAACCTGAGAGCTGGTTGAATCTGTGTTGAAGGAATGTTCAGGCTCTGCAGACAAAGGAACTTTGAATGCCAGTACAGCTGATTTAGAAAAGTTAATGGTATGAGGTGATTGTATTGCCAATGAAGAAAATGATGGTGATGGAACAGCAGCAAGCATGTCTGGTCCTGATgtgctttcttttgaaatggAGGGTGTTTCTAATGATATTAGCTGAAATGGCACAGCTGTACTCAAATGTGTCATTGATGGTGTAGTGGACAATGTGGCAAACATACTGAGTTGAGGCAAACCTGATTCACCAGCTGTTTCATCTGCATCTTGCGATGATGACCTCAGAGATGACTCGGCAGAAACTTCAGCGGGTTCCTGGGATGCACTATTTCCACTGCCTTGATAAAGGGTAGGTGACAGGTTAATTTGATCCAAAGTTCTGGTACGTGTGCCCGTCAGTGCTGTTTTTATCATCTGAAGCAAGTTTGCATTCTCCAAAGTCTGTCCCATAGAAATATCAGCTACTGAGGAAGTCTTAGTTTCTGTGGAAGGCTGTGTTGGTGATAGTATAGATCTCCAGTTAGGAAAAGATTCTGATGAAGAAGCAATGTAGATACGCTGTTGCCTGATACCTGTAAAATAACAGGCAAAATGAGTATGCAgttctgcaaaaggaaaaattattgtTATATGGCTGCAAGAAATCACAGCACAAAACGCACTGTTTACTAAAAGtagttgcttcttttttttattcaaaatgacaaacatcacagaaaattgaaaaagacAGTGAAAAGTTGAAAGTGATAGATTATA from Anser cygnoides isolate HZ-2024a breed goose chromosome 5, Taihu_goose_T2T_genome, whole genome shotgun sequence harbors:
- the KIAA1549L gene encoding UPF0606 protein KIAA1549L homolog isoform X2 — protein: MARRRGAHPPGPGSAPPPRAPPSAGGRPGLAGAVVVLLAAVVALAPGGRAEQGIRQQRIYIASSSESFPNWRSILSPTQPSTETKTSSVADISMGQTLENANLLQMIKTALTGTRTRTLDQINLSPTLYQGSGNSASQEPAEVSAESSLRSSSQDADETAGESGLPQLSMFATLSTTPSMTHLSTAVPFQLISLETPSISKESTSGPDMLAAVPSPSFSSLAIQSPHTINFSKSAVLAFKVPLSAEPEHSFNTDSTSSQVSESRNSLLSMVTDVNSSTVNQRKGPELFMGTMSFNLSGLSTVHFTKTVEKEFPSERTSFLSVYSDTPVSKILYQSYMPVTSRSVSWFPNESMHNASPTGVKPNNQPFNSLLIDRNNDITPLSSPVFQNKAEVLASFFRPVGTPHTMPQMSHLQSSTALTNCTTGSASAPFVSSASQSLAEVSSSTESIFSLLLTKSLIPDAKHAHNAVLPVRVFRSETAFLFRNATRSSSTSTGSPLLTKTNETFARLAHTNSPSTAAANEGILQIPSAASSQRSVVALSQTFAEDLTNGAYESNGTLLPTAFVHPLPNSGGSPLTGAGQQFFTRGVAAKMFTNFNANIVLPYGSQLSKVSPDIHIGKLSKGSKTPGTVLDREMTSPGLAAVSLITAIRGLSTTELALRNTSATTVSVTAHLLPVNAENPDIPAHEDRTMRVPAVVTPHTEYSPPRTSDQSDFTSGQTPHSVATKQLTSGVPSVWRILPSFVSTTTRRDSRSSFFSGISSATSESNFDPINSPKVAASALTWTKAVLLSSDGINVSLVKTSVKPAVREVPPSTSPLETKYRELYSVVSGLQKKMSTNKQPLSSAPSATHTHAMSSQSGSDLPFTGAKMNSVPEFDVDVFALKTSSVQYSPLATTLTVPTTLQKKHGNAAENITNFFTPGDNNTSAQYEAPLQLHMPYVNDTGVFPSSLESQTTGAGKITVLTKTLNTTPMLAFQLTDNSTLLASYEMSAAYSMTPSKPPLPVTKPFSSTLLQSFVTEEDVSSGNLPEFLDNQLESSGYLVVADKIPGTFSVEEWDTNATRHSLVPFSISNKATKGMPLQPPTISPLQSVIITSVHPSPTQLTSAFLSTTNFTHSVITVLSGVSSGALPTVGTSEAKPLTRKSSPASPVPASSFFSLGTENTPLPSVMALNTPVLTLTKNNTATKLTSVLSSVGIHADLPFATRNTAASPVDVTALFITPKSSTAMASTLAPTAHVPRQIKTTATDSQKFPSSEITSTPYPLTITAALTSITASAKTTRLPPSRMENTSAPPETTAAVAFANMTAAPPLDCRLSWNLMVKTVLFLNTRRMMISRSFKESVTKGLNQVLRQAFNQNVSAQVEILEQSNNVTVGYYVTRGRLVFIPAAVIERLIAYGISNATADIKQHVLHLQSIATLAAPWKPLPAYHFQLKTELQFVGQTDNIQSCKFVQTMEQRLQRAFQDAERKVWNTSNNLTVQILNTSNVSQAVTLFYVVSNQSTTLNGTISSNLLNQLSAELVGFYLTYPPLTIAESLEYPNLDVSESTRDYWVITVIQGVDIALLGLNNQSFARLMEQRLAPLFMMSHQQGRRFKRATTVGSYTVQMVKIQRIPGPKEPAELTYYTLYNGKPLLGTAAAKILSTVDSQRMALTLGYVIQVQADPVVKNPPNNLWIIAAVLAPIAVVTVIIIIITAVLCRKNKNDFKPDTMMNLPQRAKPVQGFDYAKQHLGQQGAEDEVLPVTQETVVLPLAVRDAPVSQEREITQDGSTIKTAQSNETRKSRSPSQNGSIISNESGKPSSSRSSPQKVMAPQKVTKDEGRKRNVPISDEEEGGILFDNIAKSAIDPFDTSSGSVQLIAIKPVALPAVHAASDRSQESAIINGEVNKALKQKSDIEHYRNKLRLKAKRKGYYDFPQVDNNKGLTDRKRMYEKKQKEIDHILDPDPDVSSPFAEPKNRQQMKNSVYRSRQSLNSPSPGETEMDLLVTRERPRRGIRNSGYDTEPEIIEETNVDRVNEPRSYTRSRQAKGHSETSTLSSQPSIDEVRQQMHMLLEEAFSLASAGHGGQSRQEAYSSAPHLPYSEVVTSAPGTMTRPRGGVQWVPTYRPEMYQYSLPRPAYRFSQLPEMVMGSPPPPVPPRTGPVAVASLRRSTSDIGSKVRIPESSGVDQAQHHDQASFAPGSRAPMSVGPLDQSAFHSGNTVPAVFAIPAANRPGFTGYFIPTPPTAYRNQAWMPYAGENELPGQWADSVPLPGYIEAYPRPRYQHNSPSRLPRQYSQPASMHPSLEQAPLPSATASQQSLTENDPSDAPLTNISTAALVKAIREEVAKLAKKQTDMFEFQV
- the KIAA1549L gene encoding UPF0606 protein KIAA1549L homolog isoform X4 — translated: MARRRGAHPPGPGSAPPPRAPPSAGGRPGLAGAVVVLLAAVVALAPGGRAEQGIRQQRIYIASSSESFPNWRSILSPTQPSTETKTSSVADISMGQTLENANLLQMIKTALTGTRTRTLDQINLSPTLYQGSGNSASQEPAEVSAESSLRSSSQDADETAGESGLPQLSMFATLSTTPSMTHLSTAVPFQLISLETPSISKESTSGPDMLAAVPSPSFSSLAIQSPHTINFSKSAVLAFKVPLSAEPEHSFNTDSTSSQVSESRNSLLSMVTDVNSSTVNQRKGPELFMGTMSFNLSGLSTVHFTKTVEKEFPSERTSFLSVYSDTPVSKILYQSYMPVTSRSVSWFPNESMHNASPTGVKPNNQPFNSLLIDRNNDITPLSSPVFQNKAEVLASFFRPVGTPHTMPQMSHLQSSTALTNCTTGSASAPFVSSASQSLAEVSSSTESIFSLLLTKSLIPDAKHAHNAVLPVRVFRSETAFLFRNATRSSSTSTGSPLLTKTNETFARLAHTNSPSTAAANEGILQIPSAASSQRSVVALSQTFAEDLTNGAYESNGTLLPTAFVHPLPNSGGSPLTGAGQQFFTRGVAAKMFTNFNANIVLPYGSQLSKVSPDIHIGKLSKGSKTPGTVLDREMTSPGLAAVSLITAIRGLSTTELALRNTSATTVSVTAHLLPVNAENPDIPAHEDRTMRVPAVVTPHTEYSPPRTSDQSDFTSGQTPHSVATKQLTSGVPSVWRILPSFVSTTTRRDSRSSFFSGISSATSESNFDPINSPKVAASALTWTKAVLLSSDGINVSLVKTSVKPAVREVPPSTSPLETKYRELYSVVSGLQKKMSTNKQPLSSAPSATHTHAMSSQSGSDLPFTGAKMNSVPEFDVDVFALKTSSVQYSPLATTLTVPTTLQKKHGNAAENITNFFTPGDNNTSAQYEAPLQLHMPYVNDTGVFPSSLESQTTGAGKITVLTKTLNTTPMLAFQLTDNSTLLASYEMSAAYSMTPSKPPLPVTKPFSSTLLQSFVTEEDVSSGNLPEFLDNQLESSGYLVVADKIPGTFSVEEWDTNATRHSLVPFSISNKATKGMPLQPPTISPLQSVIITSVHPSPTQLTSAFLSTTNFTHSVITVLSGVSSGALPTVGTSEAKPLTRKSSPASPVPASSFFSLGTENTPLPSVMALNTPVLTLTKNNTATKLTSVLSSVGIHADLPFATRNTAASPVDVTALFITPKSSTAMASTLAPTAHVPRQIKTTATDSQKFPSSEITSTPYPLTITAALTSITASAKTTRLPPSRMENTSAPPETTAAVAFANMTAAPPLDCRLSWNLMVKTVLFLNTRRMMISRSFKESVTKGLNQVLRQAFNQNVSAQVEILEQSNNVTVGYYVTRGRLVFIPAAVIERLIAYGISNATADIKQHVLHLQSIATLAAPWKPLPAYHFQLKTELQFVGQTDNIQSCKFVQTMEQRLQRAFQDAERKVWNTSNNLTVQILNTSNVSQAVTLFYVVSNQSTTLNGTISSNLLNQLSAELVGFYLTYPPLTIAESLEYPNLDVSESTRDYWVITVIQGVDIALLGLNNQSFARLMEQRLAPLFMMSHQQGRRFKRATTVGSYTVQMVKIQRIPGPKEPAELTYYTLYNGKPLLGTAAAKILSTVDSQRMALTLGYVIQVQADPVVKNPPNNLWIIAAVLAPIAVVTVIIIIITAVLCRKNKNDFKPDTMMNLPQRAKPVQGFDYAKQHLGQQGAEDEVLPVTQETVVLPLAVRDAPVSQEREITQDGSTIKTAQSNETRKSRSPSQNGSIISNESGKPSSSRSSPQKVMAPQKVTKDEGRKRNGFKSSKKIVPISDEEEGGILFDNIAKSAIDPFDTSSGSVQLIAIKPVALPAVHAASDRSQESAIINGEVNKALKQKSDIEHYRNKLRLKAKRKGYYDFPQVDNNKGLTDRKRMYEKKQKEIDHILDPDPDVSSPFAEPKNRQQMKNSVYRSRQSLNSPSPGETEMDLLVTRERPRRGIRNSGYDAYRFSQLPEMVMGSPPPPVPPRTGPVAVASLRRSTSDIGSKVRIPESSGVDQAQHHDQASFAPGSRAPMSVGPLDQSAFHSGNTVPAVFAIPAANRPGFTGYFIPTPPTAYRNQAWMPYAGENELPGQWADSVPLPGYIEAYPRPRYQHNSPSRLPRQYSQPASMHPSLEQAPLPSATASQQSLTENDPSDAPLTNISTAALVKAIREEVAKLAKKQTDMFEFQV
- the KIAA1549L gene encoding UPF0606 protein KIAA1549L homolog isoform X1 is translated as MARRRGAHPPGPGSAPPPRAPPSAGGRPGLAGAVVVLLAAVVALAPGGRAEQGIRQQRIYIASSSESFPNWRSILSPTQPSTETKTSSVADISMGQTLENANLLQMIKTALTGTRTRTLDQINLSPTLYQGSGNSASQEPAEVSAESSLRSSSQDADETAGESGLPQLSMFATLSTTPSMTHLSTAVPFQLISLETPSISKESTSGPDMLAAVPSPSFSSLAIQSPHTINFSKSAVLAFKVPLSAEPEHSFNTDSTSSQVSESRNSLLSMVTDVNSSTVNQRKGPELFMGTMSFNLSGLSTVHFTKTVEKEFPSERTSFLSVYSDTPVSKILYQSYMPVTSRSVSWFPNESMHNASPTGVKPNNQPFNSLLIDRNNDITPLSSPVFQNKAEVLASFFRPVGTPHTMPQMSHLQSSTALTNCTTGSASAPFVSSASQSLAEVSSSTESIFSLLLTKSLIPDAKHAHNAVLPVRVFRSETAFLFRNATRSSSTSTGSPLLTKTNETFARLAHTNSPSTAAANEGILQIPSAASSQRSVVALSQTFAEDLTNGAYESNGTLLPTAFVHPLPNSGGSPLTGAGQQFFTRGVAAKMFTNFNANIVLPYGSQLSKVSPDIHIGKLSKGSKTPGTVLDREMTSPGLAAVSLITAIRGLSTTELALRNTSATTVSVTAHLLPVNAENPDIPAHEDRTMRVPAVVTPHTEYSPPRTSDQSDFTSGQTPHSVATKQLTSGVPSVWRILPSFVSTTTRRDSRSSFFSGISSATSESNFDPINSPKVAASALTWTKAVLLSSDGINVSLVKTSVKPAVREVPPSTSPLETKYRELYSVVSGLQKKMSTNKQPLSSAPSATHTHAMSSQSGSDLPFTGAKMNSVPEFDVDVFALKTSSVQYSPLATTLTVPTTLQKKHGNAAENITNFFTPGDNNTSAQYEAPLQLHMPYVNDTGVFPSSLESQTTGAGKITVLTKTLNTTPMLAFQLTDNSTLLASYEMSAAYSMTPSKPPLPVTKPFSSTLLQSFVTEEDVSSGNLPEFLDNQLESSGYLVVADKIPGTFSVEEWDTNATRHSLVPFSISNKATKGMPLQPPTISPLQSVIITSVHPSPTQLTSAFLSTTNFTHSVITVLSGVSSGALPTVGTSEAKPLTRKSSPASPVPASSFFSLGTENTPLPSVMALNTPVLTLTKNNTATKLTSVLSSVGIHADLPFATRNTAASPVDVTALFITPKSSTAMASTLAPTAHVPRQIKTTATDSQKFPSSEITSTPYPLTITAALTSITASAKTTRLPPSRMENTSAPPETTAAVAFANMTAAPPLDCRLSWNLMVKTVLFLNTRRMMISRSFKESVTKGLNQVLRQAFNQNVSAQVEILEQSNNVTVGYYVTRGRLVFIPAAVIERLIAYGISNATADIKQHVLHLQSIATLAAPWKPLPAYHFQLKTELQFVGQTDNIQSCKFVQTMEQRLQRAFQDAERKVWNTSNNLTVQILNTSNVSQAVTLFYVVSNQSTTLNGTISSNLLNQLSAELVGFYLTYPPLTIAESLEYPNLDVSESTRDYWVITVIQGVDIALLGLNNQSFARLMEQRLAPLFMMSHQQGRRFKRATTVGSYTVQMVKIQRIPGPKEPAELTYYTLYNGKPLLGTAAAKILSTVDSQRMALTLGYVIQVQADPVVKNPPNNLWIIAAVLAPIAVVTVIIIIITAVLCRKNKNDFKPDTMMNLPQRAKPVQGFDYAKQHLGQQGAEDEVLPVTQETVVLPLAVRDAPVSQEREITQDGSTIKTAQSNETRKSRSPSQNGSIISNESGKPSSSRSSPQKVMAPQKVTKDEGRKRNGFKSSKKIVPISDEEEGGILFDNIAKSAIDPFDTSSGSVQLIAIKPVALPAVHAASDRSQESAIINGEVNKALKQKSDIEHYRNKLRLKAKRKGYYDFPQVDNNKGLTDRKRMYEKKQKEIDHILDPDPDVSSPFAEPKNRQQMKNSVYRSRQSLNSPSPGETEMDLLVTRERPRRGIRNSGYDTEPEIIEETNVDRVNEPRSYTRSRQAKGHSETSTLSSQPSIDEVRQQMHMLLEEAFSLASAGHGGQSRQEAYSSAPHLPYSEVVTSAPGTMTRPRGGVQWVPTYRPEMYQYSLPRPAYRFSQLPEMVMGSPPPPVPPRTGPVAVASLRRSTSDIGSKVRIPESSGVDQAQHHDQASFAPGSRAPMSVGPLDQSAFHSGNTVPAVFAIPAANRPGFTGYFIPTPPTAYRNQAWMPYAGENELPGQWADSVPLPGYIEAYPRPRYQHNSPSRLPRQYSQPASMHPSLEQAPLPSATASQQSLTENDPSDAPLTNISTAALVKAIREEVAKLAKKQTDMFEFQV